In Paenibacillus xylanilyticus, the genomic window ACAGGGGGAAGAATCTCAATGCAATTGTTAAAAGACAAAGTAAGACAGGAAGGGATTGTCCTGTCTGAGCAAGTACTCAAAGTGGATTCATTCCTGAATCACCAGATGGACCCGGTTCTCATGAAGGAAGTGGGCAAGGAATTCATCCGCCGGTTCGACGGAGAGAACATTACGCGGGTGCTTACCATAGAATCGTCCGGGATTGCACCGGGGATCATGACTGCACTGGAACTGAATGTGCCGTTGATTTTTGCACGGAAGCAGAAGTCGCTCACACTCACAGAAGACATTCTGGTTGAGAAGGTGTACTCATTTACGAAGCAGGAAACGAATGAAATTACGGTAGCCAAGAAATTCATGCAGCCTGGTGATCGTGTGCTGATCATTGATGATTTTCTGGCAAATGGTGAGGCGGCCTTTGGTCTGGCGCGCATCGTTGAGCAGGTCGGAGCAGAAGTGGTCGGTATCGGAATCGTCATTGAGAAGGCATTCCAGCCGGGAGGCCGCTTGCTTCAAGAAGCAGGATACCGCGTGGAATCGCTGGTTCGCATTGGGGCCCTGTCGGATGGACAGGTCACATTTGCGGATGAGGAGGGCTTGAACTAATATGGCACGCGAGCGCATTTTTCAGCGGCACCGGCATCCTATCAAAACGTTCTCGCTTGGTCTGCAGCATGTCCTTGCGATGTACGCGGGTGCGGTAGTTGTACCACTTATTGTTAGTAATGCATTAGGCTTCACTCAGGAACAGCTGAC contains:
- a CDS encoding xanthine phosphoribosyltransferase, with the protein product MQLLKDKVRQEGIVLSEQVLKVDSFLNHQMDPVLMKEVGKEFIRRFDGENITRVLTIESSGIAPGIMTALELNVPLIFARKQKSLTLTEDILVEKVYSFTKQETNEITVAKKFMQPGDRVLIIDDFLANGEAAFGLARIVEQVGAEVVGIGIVIEKAFQPGGRLLQEAGYRVESLVRIGALSDGQVTFADEEGLN